The genomic stretch TGAATGTTCTGACTTTTGATATAGCAGATAAGATTTGAGGAAGTACCTGAAATGTTATGGGGTTGAGACCTCCAGCATAGTATACATCCTCCAACTCGCCAAATGGAGGAGGTGGAAGGGAATATGGAATCTCACCAAAGTAAAAGTATGTGCTTCCTTCACTCCTTTCAAATAACTCTGGATGGTTACAAACCTACCACATTTCAATAGCAATATTTATTACAGGCAAAGTTCTTTTGGGGGAggaaggaaataaaataaaatgaaatgatcGAAGCAaaatttaacctaataaaaaaagGAGAATAGAAAGTATTTATGGCATGGCCTATTAATCTACCTTCCTCAATTGAATAACAATATTCATCAaattcagaatcttcttctcgtTAAGCTGTCCGCGATTACTATCAAACAGTTCAGCAAGAGATATTTTGTTCTTAATTGCTTGATAGAAAGCTTGCTGTCGAGAGCTCAATTTGCAATGCACCATAACCTCGGTTTTTTGTGTCAACTCAGAAACTACATCTTTTTTGACACGCCGTAGCATGAAAGGTTTTAGAATTGAATGctgtttataaaataaaataaaaggcaaTCAAAATTctgtaaaagaaaaaatataacgGGACATAAAACAAAACCAGCTTTTAAATAATTAGAGATGATAATAAATATAAGGGCATTTAACACAATATGGCGTGGATTTAATTATCACACCCTGAAACATGTATCACAAGACATAAAGTATGCATAAATTAGTGTaacatatgaaaaaaaattaatagccAACAAAGGTAAGAACATTGCAAAAGTGAGGGATCCATAGAGGCAGGTCTTATACACAACAAAATAGACTAGCAAGCAGTAAAATAATAGTTTACCGATAATGCAAAATCCAATGCAACTCCTCATTGCACAACAAAAGCTACACAGAAGTGGCCTAAATTATACTCCCTCCATTTTTCATTATAAGTTGCTTTTGGAAAAATCTTTGTACCaaattataagtcgttttacaatacCAATGaattattaatgttattttttctaATATACCGTTAagcatttattattctctctttaaAACTGTCCCTTAAGCATTTAAAACTGTCCCTAACTAAATATAATATAGTAGAACATCTTACTCATATGCTTACTATGAATATCCAACTGGAAAGAAAACTTACCAGTCTATTAAGCTGGTGCTCATTCAAAGTACCCCCGTGCTCTGCATGATTCTCAATTCTGACATATGATTGGTAATAAAAGACTGTAAGACTGTAGTAAAATAACTATATTGTCCAATGGACGTTAAGGAGGAATACATACCCTTTTGAGAACCACTCATTAAACTGCTCGTGGCTGTCAAATAAAGTCGGCATAATGAAGTGCAGAAGAGCCCACAACTCTGCCATATTATTCTGAATAGGGGTACCAGTCAGCAGTAGACGATTCCGACAGTTAAAGCTGAGAAGTGTTTTCCATCTTATACTGTTAGATCaagaaaaattcaataattagAGGACCAttcaaaaatttaatataaactcGTGTTGAATGATTAGAAGTGCACCATTCAAACCTATGAAAATATGCACCATGGTTAGTAACAGTTTTcttataatattaaaaacattGGTCAAGAGCTGATCAATAAATAATTTATGCCCTACAGACATTAAATACAGTGATTATACAAAACCTGTTTGCGCTTTTGATTGCCTGAGCTTCATCTAAAACCATGTACTGCCATTTCACGCGACGAAAATACTTCTCGTCAGCTACTAATAGCTGATAGCTTGTAATGAGAACATGAAATTTAGCTTCCCTGgtaaacaagaaaaataattctaACTCTTAGGAGATGATTTCAAACTACTAGGTTAAATATGTTGCAGTTATAAGGCAATTGTCATTCTATTTATGATATAAAATTGTCACAGTTCATCATATAATTAATTCGAATTGATATTTTTCTTTACACCTGTAAGCAGTAAGGAACCAACTCTCTCAAACTAAGACATTAAGAATTGAGTTTTATGAATGACTTTACTTCACTAATACATGTGAATAACCAGTTATTTTTCTCTAAAAGCATGTGAAAGACCAGCTCATCTAAAACCTTGAGCTATTAGGTGGAAGTTAATGAATAGGCTTGTGTCAAAAGGAAGTTAATGAATAAGATGATATTTAAACACCCCCTTATACAGGCCTTTTTATCTTAAAGTTTGTCAATACTCAATTGTAATACCCTTATAGTAGGTGCAtgttaaattaaaaggaaaaattctCCTGATTTATCTACTTTTCCTCTTTTAAAAGCATCTAGATTACACAGGGGCCCACTATCTAAAGTTTTGGATTTGCACAATAGTTTTTTCCATTCCCACAACCAAGCATTAGAATCTGAAACTACCATacattctgttttttttttttttcattcccgCAACCAAATGAGTAATTTGTCTAAATTTTACTAAAATTATGTCTCATTTTTCCAACATTGATAACCCACTGAACAAGATATTAGAGAGAATAActgaataaaaaaatatcattgcAGGTATGATTCTTCTATTGCAAAAAAGAATCTTGCACTGAGCTTAAATCTCTACTTTTATAAACACATCAGTGGCAGTTCTCAGAAGTTTGAGCGATCAAGAAAATATATTTCTGGTATTCAAGATATAAAAGTAATTTCAGCTACAAAGATTTACAGAAACATCTACCCTAAGAATAAAACTGCCATCTCGCCCAGAAACAATTTATTACTGCCACCAGTTTTTTCTAGGAAAAGGAAATGCACCCGAAGTTAACATTACCTACGATAAAGGTCCTTTGGGTTAATACTTTTCCTAAGTACTGTCCGCTCTGAAAGCCCTCCCCAATACGGAAGCCGTTTAAGTCCAGGGCAGAAGCGCTCAAGTTCCTCATTCCAATTGTTCAATACAGAAGCGGGTGCAACAACCAGAAAAGGCCCCCATATGTTTTTCTCCTGCATAAGACACATAAGTTAAAATAATGTCACAAAGATCAACAAAAGCACCAGTCTGAATAGCTTACCTCAGCTAAGTGGGCTAAAAAAACCATAGCTTGTATAGTCTTTCCAAGTCCCATCTCATCAGCAAGTATACCATTTAAACCCTGAAAGAAGACAAAAATTTAACTTAACAACCCAGAAAGAGGGGGTGAGAAGAGAGTAAGAAAAAAAATCAGGAAATTATTTTGAATTGCTCTAGAACCTGCTCATAACAATTAACTAGCCATTGGAGACCTTTCAGCTGGTATTCTTTTAGACAACCTTTAAATAATTCAGGTGTTTGAACTGTGGATGCTACAGGCATGGTTGATCTGCAATGTGACAACATAATATTTAAGCTGACAAGTTATTGCCTAGTTTCACAATCCTCAATAACACgcagatgaagaacacacaaataTGCTAATATACATTTATGCATCCGTGTAGTGTGTGCATTTATACATCCATgtagcaatatatatatatatatatatatatatatatatatatatatatatatatatatatatatagagagagagagagagagagagagagagagaactcaCGGGGTTTGCAAATCAATGTTACTCACTCCTGCAACTTCTTGCGTAAGTGAATCTGCTTCACCCACCTGTCGCAGCCTCAAACATTCATTGTCAAAAGCATCAGTCAACTTTTTCTGCTTAGACACTGCTTCTTGAGCAGCCTTCAAAGCTTCTTTCTTCAATTCAgcttcttcaggatcttcttcctcattaGGCCCAGCATCTGATGAGTCGAACGGTGCATCTTGatcatttgttttttcctctACCATAGGTAAAGCTTCCGAAGATAGTAAATCTGACTTATTCTGCATAAAGTGACTGTAGAGCTCAGTTTGTTGTATCAGAAAGTTAAGCCTTTGCTGCTGTCTCTTAGCTTCTCGGAGCTCCTGTTCACGTCTCAAAGCTTCAGCAGCttctttctcctctctttttCTCACTTCGGCCTGTGACAAATGAAATTGTTAAGTTAAAACAAATTTAAGCCAATTGTATAAGTGTACACTCGTGCTGACATTTTCACATTCAAAAATAAATCTAAGAACAAATAATGAGATGTGAAAGTCtaccaaaaaaattatatttttctgtAGGATATAACAGGGTGCAATATATCTACTAAATAGAGCATAATTCTTCCAATCTGGGTCTCCAAAGTCAAATAAGCTGAACATTTTATAAAACATAATTTCACTCCTGAGAAAATTTTGGATCAATCATTTCCAGATAAATATAGATAACATATGCTTCCTATTCAAAAATTTCATCAATACAGAAGATTACAGATTACAAACAAAGTAAAACTAAGAACCATTGCATAAACAGAATATGCATTAGGAAaccaaatcaacaaaatcaataaaCTTCACAGAGGAATTAAAAGGTACCATCTCCTTATCTATTCGTTTCCAGAACAGCAACATGTCTCTAGCTAGTTTCCGGGTGCGAATGCTAGCACCCCTATTCCATTTAAGTGATCTACTAATTTTCATTCTAACCTGaagaaaaatttattaaaataagttAAGCCAAAAGTACAAAACAAACAACATAAGCtttgaattatatagaaaaaAAGAATAATTCAATGTGTACTAGGGATAGCACATGCCTCTCTTTGACAGTATTCTGAGCACCTCTTAGCATCAATGAGTTGCTTTCGATGAAGAGCAGTAAAATTCCTATGATGCTTTGGTATGTCTCTTCTTACAATGTTTACCCATATCTTTCCAATTCTATCCATTTCCTCCTTCTCAATTGATGCAGGATCTTTCTTTACCTTTTGCTTCTTGGGTAAGCTTCGCTCAATGATCTGAAAAAGTTATAATTCAAAACTGAatataaaggaaaaataaagaaaatgaagatcaCTATAATCTCAACCGATACATACCTCGTAAGTGTcacctttttccaaaacctttaCATAATAAACCTGCAACACACCTCCCTCAGTCAAAATAGACCGCTTTATGCTTCCAGCAGCCCCTTCCGGAATGGATGAATTGAGACCAATATCAGACACATTCAGACTGAATTTTTGAGGTGAACTTGAAGTTGACATGGCCTTTATTCGTGCCTGAAGAGATTCGTATTGAGATAGGGGTTCCCCCATGCCAGCTCGGTTTTTATTTCCTAACCTTTTGTCAGAAGCCATCATTGCAGCCAACGACCCCAAATCCAAGGTACCTTTCAAGTAAAATTCATCCACATGGATATCCGAGAAACTTGGAAGGTTCAACGATGTAGCCAGCTTATCATAAACTGGAGGAATTTTGTATGTGACCCCATCCCCAATTTCTAAAATAGAAGGTTCATACATAACCCTACAAGATGTTTAGAAAATGTAAGGTAATTTGTGACATAAAAAATCATTCATTGCTAAATGACACTATCAAGCCAACAGAATATTAATGCAAACCTATCAGTGACATTTCTCTGCACAAAATCTGCATTGCGATAGTTTCCATGTTTTTGAGAATTGGAATTGTACAACCATCCGGATAAAGTATCAGCAGCATGCAATCCTCCCTGATGATCATTCGCTAACTTTTGAGTTTTAAATTCATTATTACTTTTCATATGCGGGACAACAGCACAATTTTGGGCAGGACTAGAGGATTCCTTAGACCTCCTCTTGCATTTCTGGACATGGTCGCCCAGCATTGACCGATACCTCTCCTCTGTCATGTATGTCCCGTAGAAACCTCCTTTGCCTTCGTCGTCACTGTTTTGTGACCTCACCCTCTTCTTCAACAAATTCACATCCATCGAATGCACATTCCCATTAGTGTGATTTGAAATTGCCCCACCTGTTTATAAACAGGACAAAACACTTGATTGCTCACCATCATCCGACAGTAAACTTTACCACATAACATTGTAATCCAAATAGGTAATGCAGGTCACTTAATCCAAAACacattacaaaagaaaaagagcaaaaaacTTAAAGAGTTATGTACCTCGACTATCTCTGCTTTCTTCATCCTGACTACTATTCCCGTAATAATCAAATTCATCATCTTGTTGAGGAAGTTGAAAGTTCGTCAAAGGCTACAAAAACAATGCAATCAgcaaaaaatacataaacaataTATCCAGTAAAATGTACATAGCTAATCAACCAAAAAAAGATGAATGATGGTAAAGATTGAAACAAACGAAAGCAAGCAGAATCTCCAATCCATGTAACAATagtgaaaatcacaaaaaaaaagttaTAGGGAAATGCAATTCGACAAACCTCGATATTGAAGAGAGTAGAGTAGGAAAGGGAAGTGTTGGATTTGTTAGTGTTATCCATGCGCTAATTGAAGGTATCGATGagtgaagaaccctaattatCCGAGAGAGCATAGAGCGAGAGAAGAGGTTTGAGGAAAGAGAACAGAACTTAACCCTAAAAGGAGTGGGAGAGAAGAAAGGGAAGAAGGGAACGAAAGGGTGCGTAGGATAAGGTATGTTGTTgcggagagaaagagaaagatcgTAAACGCAGGCGGTGTGTGAAGCATGGGTGCGAGCTAACATACGCGGGGTGAGTGTCATTTTGGTTAACGTGCGCCGGCAGAGCTTACTTTGTTTTGGTAGATCTCGTCTTATATATTGCGAAATTTCAGATTCCGCGCTAATCAGCTTGGCAGTTAATCGGTTGCAAAAAGTGTTGattgtaaattaaaaaaaagtgacCCATGAATGGCACAAAAAATAAGTCACCACAGCAAAATTGAATAATTTCATCACCGcgcaaaagtaaaaataaattgaattattTGTAGGGAATTTCTTTTCCCTCTCTTTATCATCCATCTATCTAATATGAGTAGCTAATCTAGGTTTTATGAGATGAGTTTGTATTAAATTTGTTGCagcatatatttaatttgatattatatgaataattaaaattatatttttgtttaattgtcTCTTGAACTCAATGTTTTTTATTTGAGATTCTCTGTTAGTCTGATTTTGGACGCATAGGTAATACTATCCCTTAGCCTATCTATTTGAATTAGAGCAATTATTGTGCTTATGTTGGTTGAATAGAAATAGGAGACCTCTAGTAGTGACATTTGAATTAACGTATTGTTACATTGCCTAATTTCATTTACGTTGGTTGAATAGGGATAAAAGACCTCTAGTAGAAATTAGTGAACTAAACATCAACAAGGAAATTCGCCGTGGGAATATAACGGCTTTACCATTCACATAATACACTAAACATCAACAAGGAACAATACAAGAGATTCAAGTAAAACCTAACCGCTTTTTTCGTTATTGAAATTTgaatcaattttattttgtttttgcaaCACAATATAAAATTCCCCAATCATTATTTTTCATTCGCATAATTTGTAGTGCTAATAAGgtgttcttctttttattttatgtgaGGTAAAGACAGAGAAGCATTATGAAGTTTATGCTAACTTAGCAAAGTTTGAAGCTTATTCAAAGAAACTTTAGCAAAAACTCTAATTCTGGAAAATGCGGGAAACTAATCAGAGTCATTGCCTTACATCAACACTTATCATTCATGGAAGGAGGATTCATCATCTCGACTTGAAGAAAACTTAACTAAGTATATAAAGATGACTAAACTCAATTTTGAGAAAATTAACAGGCATCAAGAAACTGTGCGGAGTGGCATGAGAACATCCTTCAAGAATTTAGAGATGCAACTTTGTCAAGTATCTAGCCATTTAACATTAAAACTGAGATCTAATGGGGATTTTTATGGAAATATGTTAGATAGTCCTAGAGATaaggaaattaaaagagaagtcGAAGAAGAATGGGAGGTAGTCGATGAAGGattggttgaaaaagaaaaagaagaagaaaaatgcacactatctgatttaaaaaaattcaagaataaaAGAAGCGGATGTGAAAAATATATGTGGGAAAAGAGCAAGAATGCAATATAAAGATTATATAGTTTTGGATGAAGCTCTAAACTCAATAATTCAATTAGACATAGAtatccaacaagaaaatcttcaacaagagAATATTCCTAATTCTAGCAAGAAAGTTAATGAAAGAGGATGAAGTATTGGATGAGATTGATGCCTTGTATGATACTATCAAGCTGAAGTGAATGTGGAGGAAAAACCTCCAATTCCTCAAATTAAAGTAATTCCTACcaaacaaaaggaagaagaaggatgATATATTTTTCATGTCATGTATGTCTccctaataaaaaaattgaaaggtCAAACTTAGGACCTTAAATAAGCGAttagtgggaggcaacccatcagataagttttttattttatttacaattttaaaTTTCATGTTATTTCAATTAATCGTCTTTATTTTGTAGCATGTCATATTAAGGAGCAATATGACAAAGATGTGAGAAATagattgaaagaagaaagagagataaAAAACTCTCTCTAATCCTAATTTTTATCGCTAATCTATTTGCACTTTCtagtattattgttgttatttcaGGCAATTGGTCCAAAATGAAGTCGCACCTCTCGAGCATCAACATCAATCAGACAAAGGCATAATGGACCAAACAGAACCAAGACTTCAACAACACCATGCAAGACGCGCCAGACTTTTTCAGCTCCAATGACATGTGATTGTTGTTCCAATAGTAGTAGCTAAAATATTCGGCTATCTTTTGTACCACTTCTCTAATGCTTTACTTAATGAATGAGTTTGTGATTGTTGTTTCTGCAGCTAAAAATTTGCAACTGTAGCAATGAACAGATGAACCAACAGAATCACAAGATAAAAATGTGACCAGCAGAAAGGTTCCTTACGAATTGAATGAGAAGGAAGAAAAAGGTAATCGATAGACTTGTATTCGATCTCCAGATATCTTATATAGTAAGGTTTGAGCCATAAATTTTCCGTTTTTTACTATTCCTTTCATTGAGTGTATCCATGCATTATTATTCTATCAGGTTTAAACTATTTCTGATTAAATTTATGTGGTTTGATTTACACACACTAAGGTAGTTGTTTATTATAAACTTTAAGCCTTTTCAAGACAACATGTATTGATATGAATATTCTTTGTTAACCACTATGAGCTTACAAATATATTAGTCATTTTACTTGAAAGATTAAATCTTTAAACCCTGTCTTTGAAGTTAGGTAGAATTTTTGGTTTTCATGTTTCATGAAAAAGAATAATTTTGGGGTTACTTTTGGAATTGAGcaaagtttaagtttgggtttggGGTACTAGAGAtatttggtcaaaaattcaaatattttgagAAAATAATAAGTTGAATAACTTcttaaaaaagaaaatgagaaaaaatgaatgcaaaatgaatAGTGAAGATAACAGAAGTATGAATCTCTAGTACCAATAAGCAGGAAAAGAGTTGGTGTGATAACAAAAGGAAAACTGTGCACCTAACTCCAAAGATTTAAGCCTACTCTCCAAAAAATATCCTACTCGATCATAAGCCTCGTTATAACCGAAAAGCCCTCATATATGTGTGTTTTGATTaccttaataaattttattagaaCGTGATCAAACTCAGTATAAAATGTTTTGCATATTGATAGAAAGATTACCTTATCAAATTTAGTTAGTTATAGTGAGATGATGATCAACTTGAATACTTGACAAGGTTGAGGGGATTTTTCTGGATTTTCTCAATTGAAGTCAGGAACAGGAATGAGGATTAGGTACAAAAAATATTGAAATGGTGACGTTCATTTGTTATTGTTTCAGTTTGTTTTTCTGCTTGAAATGTGCAGTTGCAGGCAAGTTACTTGAGGACATGCAacaattgtcatcatcaaaaagagataGAAAGTGTATCTATGTGCTTGCATGTATGAAGTTGATGACGACAACGATCATTAGTGATCGTTGGAAACTCATGCTAATTGATTGAAAAAACTATTTTGAGCCAGCAAATCAATTGGAGAGGGGATGCACGATTAACAAAACAATTAGGACAACACCTTAATGACATACAACAGCATTTCACGACGCGAAAAATACCCGAACACATCGCACACTTGAAATACAACAAAGTCGTCATCAATCTTTATTTGTTCCAAAGGAGCGGGAAAAcatcgaataaaacccacaaaggaaaatgaatggtcatcgcaaccatggacacgttcgggagtcggttatgcaaggaAGGTATTAACACCACTCACATTCGTTATACTCAACGGTACACATTTAGTTAGTCATGCGTATGAGTATTAGCGTGAATCGTTTGTAATCTTCTACTTAGTGAGcgagaaaaagataagaaaggtttttttttttagtttattgggTTTGACGAGATGTTGGCTCTCGCTCCTACGTATTTCCTACTACAATGAAGAACTCAAGACCATGTAGTTCTAAATAGAAAACcatgtgttggttgattgctttTAGAGAGTGATGTATTAGACATTTCGAGCGTTTAAACCTTTGATTGATGCTTGCTCTATGAGGGTGAATCTTTTGTTTGTTCACGTCAAAATGGCTAAAACACActcatttatgaaaaaaattgaagttGCACCGAggcaaaagaagtttgattggttGGATTGATTTTAAGTGAAAAAGAGTATCCAGATGGGAAGCCCTACGGATATATCCAAATACTCGGGAAAGGAAGAGGTCTAAATCCAATCAACTTTTTTTTCATCCAAAAAAGTTATTAAGAAAAAGTGTGAGACGAATCAAGATTCGTGTTTCTTAGGAAGACAAATACTCAAACAGTGAGCTCTACAACAGTGTTTGAGTATTCAGGAAGGGAAGAGGTCTAAACCCAATCACCTTATTTTCATTCTAGTTTATTATGAAAAATGTTTTTGAAACGGGGTTTGTAAtaacttgacgttggatcaaatttttgaggttgatttacaaaagtatttcgAGTTAAGCGGGAAGGATGCTCGACGTTGGATTGAGCTTTTGAAACTTATCTTGAAAGATCGATTTTATTGCGCACATGCTTTTATCTTGCATAACAATCGATATTATCCAAGTAAATAACCATACTAGCAAATAATTAAGTATTAAAAGAACGAGATAAACCATACAAACATGCACATAAAGGATAAATCAAGCACTTTCAAACTTACCAAGCTATCtctaaaaaatttctttaaaaaaaaaattgtttaatccTATTTTGATTAAGAAAGCCTAActtctaaattaatatttttaattaacttgaaatagaaaagaaaactaaactatttggatttaaaaatcaatttaacaagAAAAACTAATTACtctatttatttatgaaaaataatgaaTGCCAAAAAAAACttcaatactatttttttttattaaaacaaattcTAAAAGACTAAAGTAAACTacaaccaaaaaataaaataataaagagatgaattacaaaaaaaaaagggaaatttTTTCTATCTTTTTACCTTTTTAGGGGTCTCTAgcgtaattttttttttgtcactAGAACTtgcagatgcatctccgaacgcaccacattttattttttagaagtgttttcgaagatgcatctccgaattcaccaaattcatctttttcttcttttttttttttgcgaaaAAAgtattttcagagatgcatttccgaaatatcctAATATTTGGTCTTAAGATTTTtcagatatgcatttccgaaataaccaaatattgttaaaaaggttaaaatcaaggtgaattaattatattaattatataattaattgtattaatcaagataccaaatttcttttgattttattttgtaaaaatatttatttataatatagttataatacaataaataaatatttggttttaattatttatttataatatagctattttaattaattaataaatatttatttatttattttgaaaaaatatttgatttgattttgaaaagattttatagaTGATCCCAATAGTTTATAAATTATTCATCATTTTTTAACAAGAAATTAACGCGTTATCTATTCATTTAATAATTAAATGtcctattttaatattattaattattaataacattCATCTTttgattataatataaatatatttttaatataaatatctttttaatataaatatataaatatctttttaatatagtaaattatttgtttttatcaATTCTATgataaaaacttttaaaaaagtttaatt from Vicia villosa cultivar HV-30 ecotype Madison, WI linkage group LG4, Vvil1.0, whole genome shotgun sequence encodes the following:
- the LOC131595606 gene encoding chromatin-remodeling ATPase INO80-like isoform X3; translated protein: MDNTNKSNTSLSYSTLFNIEPLTNFQLPQQDDEFDYYGNSSQDEESRDSRGGAISNHTNGNVHSMDVNLLKKRVRSQNSDDEGKGGFYGTYMTEERYRSMLGDHVQKCKRRSKESSSPAQNCAVVPHMKSNNEFKTQKLANDHQGGLHAADTLSGWLYNSNSQKHGNYRNADFVQRNVTDRVMYEPSILEIGDGVTYKIPPVYDKLATSLNLPSFSDIHVDEFYLQVYYVKVLEKGDTYEIIERSLPKKQKVKKDPASIEKEEMDRIGKIWVNIVRRDIPKHHRNFTALHRKQLIDAKRCSEYCQREVRMKISRSLKWNRGASIRTRKLARDMLLFWKRIDKEMAEVRKREEKEAAEALRREQELREAKRQQQRLNFLIQQTELYSHFMQNKSDLLSSEALPMVEEKTNDQDAPFDSSDAGPNEEEDPEEAELKKEALKAAQEAVSKQKKLTDAFDNECLRLRQVGEADSLTQEVAGVSNIDLQTPSTMPVASTVQTPELFKGCLKEYQLKGLQWLVNCYEQGLNGILADEMGLGKTIQAMVFLAHLAEEKNIWGPFLVVAPASVLNNWNEELERFCPGLKRLPYWGGLSERTVLRKSINPKDLYRREAKFHVLITSYQLLVADEKYFRRVKWQYMVLDEAQAIKSANSIRWKTLLSFNCRNRLLLTGTPIQNNMAELWALLHFIMPTLFDSHEQFNEWFSKGIENHAEHGGTLNEHQLNRLHSILKPFMLRRVKKDVVSELTQKTEVMVHCKLSSRQQAFYQAIKNKISLAELFDSNRGQLNEKKILNLMNIVIQLRKVCNHPELFERSEGSTYFYFGEIPYSLPPPPFGELEDVYYAGGLNPITFQIPKLVYQEIMQSSETLSSAVGRGVCRETFQKHFNIFKPENIHRSIFSEKTNVESGNFGFTHLMDLSPPEVAFLATGSFMERLLFSMMRWEQEVFDDVGDYLAEYVVDDPECNILEKGKVRAVIRMLLLPPRSETRFLKKKFATGPSHAPFEGLVVSHQDRLLSNARLLHSAYTYIPPTRAPPIGAHCSDRNFSYKKIEELHDPWLKRFFVGFARTSECNGPRKPNHHHPHYLIQEINSELPVSQPAMQLTHSIFGSSPPMRNFDPAKLLTDSGKLQTLDILLKRLRAGNHRILLFAQMTKMLNILEDYMNYRKYKYFRLDGSSTIQDRRDMVKDFQQRSDIFVFLLSTRAGGLGINLTAADTVIFYESDWNPTLDLQAMDRAHRLGQTRDVTVYRLICKETVEEKILLRASQKSTVQNLVMTGGSVGGDLLAPEDVVSLLLDDVQLQQKFKEIPLQVKDKQKRKQSMKGIRVSEDGDASLEDFTNSVAQSAADNDAFMEPEGLKSNNKKRKATSNKQTSRSKNCKKTSEHGSMPIDKLDGAHLNNDPVGQKPKRPKRAKKNVNEKFEEGFTGTTAIFPEQTQFPPSHDFTFGGSKAETVQDTQRH
- the LOC131595606 gene encoding chromatin-remodeling ATPase INO80-like isoform X1 — its product is MDNTNKSNTSLSYSTLFNIEPLTNFQLPQQDDEFDYYGNSSQDEESRDSRGGAISNHTNGNVHSMDVNLLKKRVRSQNSDDEGKGGFYGTYMTEERYRSMLGDHVQKCKRRSKESSSPAQNCAVVPHMKSNNEFKTQKLANDHQGGLHAADTLSGWLYNSNSQKHGNYRNADFVQRNVTDRVMYEPSILEIGDGVTYKIPPVYDKLATSLNLPSFSDIHVDEFYLKGTLDLGSLAAMMASDKRLGNKNRAGMGEPLSQYESLQARIKAMSTSSSPQKFSLNVSDIGLNSSIPEGAAGSIKRSILTEGGVLQVYYVKVLEKGDTYEIIERSLPKKQKVKKDPASIEKEEMDRIGKIWVNIVRRDIPKHHRNFTALHRKQLIDAKRCSEYCQREVRMKISRSLKWNRGASIRTRKLARDMLLFWKRIDKEMAEVRKREEKEAAEALRREQELREAKRQQQRLNFLIQQTELYSHFMQNKSDLLSSEALPMVEEKTNDQDAPFDSSDAGPNEEEDPEEAELKKEALKAAQEAVSKQKKLTDAFDNECLRLRQVGEADSLTQEVAGVSNIDLQTPSTMPVASTVQTPELFKGCLKEYQLKGLQWLVNCYEQGLNGILADEMGLGKTIQAMVFLAHLAEEKNIWGPFLVVAPASVLNNWNEELERFCPGLKRLPYWGGLSERTVLRKSINPKDLYRREAKFHVLITSYQLLVADEKYFRRVKWQYMVLDEAQAIKSANSIRWKTLLSFNCRNRLLLTGTPIQNNMAELWALLHFIMPTLFDSHEQFNEWFSKGIENHAEHGGTLNEHQLNRLHSILKPFMLRRVKKDVVSELTQKTEVMVHCKLSSRQQAFYQAIKNKISLAELFDSNRGQLNEKKILNLMNIVIQLRKVCNHPELFERSEGSTYFYFGEIPYSLPPPPFGELEDVYYAGGLNPITFQIPKLVYQEIMQSSETLSSAVGRGVCRETFQKHFNIFKPENIHRSIFSEKTNVESGNFGFTHLMDLSPPEVAFLATGSFMERLLFSMMRWEQEVFDDVGDYLAEYVVDDPECNILEKGKVRAVIRMLLLPPRSETRFLKKKFATGPSHAPFEGLVVSHQDRLLSNARLLHSAYTYIPPTRAPPIGAHCSDRNFSYKKIEELHDPWLKRFFVGFARTSECNGPRKPNHHHPHYLIQEINSELPVSQPAMQLTHSIFGSSPPMRNFDPAKLLTDSGKLQTLDILLKRLRAGNHRILLFAQMTKMLNILEDYMNYRKYKYFRLDGSSTIQDRRDMVKDFQQRSDIFVFLLSTRAGGLGINLTAADTVIFYESDWNPTLDLQAMDRAHRLGQTRDVTVYRLICKETVEEKILLRASQKSTVQNLVMTGGSVGGDLLAPEDVVSLLLDDVQLQQKFKEIPLQVKDKQKRKQSMKGIRVSEDGDASLEDFTNSVAQSAADNDAFMEPEGLKSNNKKRKATSNKQTSRSKNCKKTSEHGSMPIDKLDGAHLNNDPVGQKPKRPKRAKKNVNEKFEEGFTGTTAIFPEQTQFPPSHDFTFGGSKAETVQDTQRH